Proteins found in one Arachis stenosperma cultivar V10309 chromosome 8, arast.V10309.gnm1.PFL2, whole genome shotgun sequence genomic segment:
- the LOC130945311 gene encoding uncharacterized protein LOC130945311 has translation MEFIVNTMNQEIQKLEQELERCNHCHQLRAKIQSIKKAMEAMKVPQQATLPAPIPMLATPSEFSQLSVVDQPQNPKPIFSEKIPENKTLAEIVKKSTQDKKYYVIYNGPMKGVYDDWAKAAPFTHQPKTIHKGGFLTIEEAKESLREYEVLHPEQILKRAEKAPVQIQRTAQTQRTGLMKNIPTRAEINDKKRVCRSNCRETLNLVLNWTLDKRAILGYYPINKEQLTKLVIFPEASPSDTYQFFQYGLIDTILIFDNLNIIKEFPAGFIDAVKKFKNMIDAREPRDISLKFTSSQPIFNEEGECLIPAFQVIFMSVFPGDFQPIEQVQDLSIYSNEGRLASTLARVFERAQKINKESRTRINYKSRNTLIVSSKKNQIESREMRLLVDFESAFYNFSGLLEKLPEGIRRNLCHLLKDKEDHRCQLCASEMSEESNNAEDPTHMGKEEDETSESSINIIVE, from the coding sequence atggagttcatTGTCAACACAATGAATCAAGAAATCCAGAAGCTTGAACAAGAGCTTGAAAGGTGCAATCATTGCCACCAGCTAAGAGCTAAAATTCAATCTATCAAGAAGGCCATGGAAGCCATGAAAGTTCCCCAGCAAGCAACATTACCTGCTCCAATACCAATGCTCGCAacaccatcagagttcagccagctaagcgtggtggaccAGCCACAAAACCCAAAACCAATTTTTTCTGAAAAAATCCCTGAAAATAAAACTCTGGCAGAAATAGTTAAAAAATCAACTcaggataaaaaatattatgtcatATATAATGGCCCAATGAAAGGAGTTTACGATGATTGGGCTAAAGCAGCCCCATTCACCCATCAACCCAAAACTATTCACAAAGGAGGATTCTTGACAATAGAAGAGGCAAAAGAATCCCTCAGAGAATATGAAGTGCTCCATCCAGAGCAAATTCTAAAAAGAGCAGAAAAAGCTCCAGTACAAATCCAAAGAACAGCCCAAACCCAAAGGACTGGACTAATGAAAAATATTCCCACAAGAGCCgaaataaatgacaagaaaagggtctgtagatcaaacTGTAGAGAAACCTTAAATCTGGTTCTAAATTGGACTCTAGACAAAAGAGCAATATTGGGATATTATCCCATTaacaaagaacagctaacaaaacTGGTAATCTTCCCAGAGGCTTCACCCTCTGATACATATCAGTTTTTCCAATacggattaattgatacaatccTAATTTTTGACAATTTAAATATCATTAAAGAATTTCCTGCAGGTTTTATAGATGCAgtgaaaaaattcaaaaatatgatTGATGCAAGAGAACCAAgagatatatccctaaaatttacaagTAGTCAGCCAATCttcaatgaagaaggagaatgtTTGATCCCAGCATTTCAAGTAATTTTCATGTCAGTCTTCCCAGGAGATTTTCAACCAATAGAACAAGTTCAAGATCTATCAATTTATAGCAACGAAGGAAGATTGGCCAGTACATTGGCAAGAGTCTTCGAGAGAgcccaaaaaataaacaaagaatCCAGAACAAGAATAAACTACAAAAGCAGAAACACTCTAATTGTTTCTAGTAAGAaaaaccaaattgaatcaagagAGATGAGACTTCTAGTGGATTTTGAATCAGCATTTTACAATTTTTCTGGATTACTAGAAAAGCTTCCTGAAGGGATCAGGAGGAATCTATGCCATTTACTAAAAGACAAAGAAGACCATAGGTGCCAGCTGTGCGCCTCAGAAATGTCTGAAGAAAGCAACAATGCTGAAGACCCCACCCACATGGGAAAAGAAGAGGATGAGACATCTGAGTCATCCATCAACATTATTGTTGAATGA